The following proteins are co-located in the Cetobacterium sp. NK01 genome:
- a CDS encoding propanediol/glycerol family dehydratase large subunit, with amino-acid sequence MRSKRFEVLSERAVNKDGFIGEWKEEGLIAMDSPLDPKPSLLIKDGKIIELDGKKREEFDTIDLFIADYAIDLRYAEEAMKLSTLEIAKKLVDINVKKEDILKITTGITPAKMVEVISHLNVVEMMMAVQKMRARKTPSNQCHVTNLRDNPVQIAADAAEAAIRGFDEQETTVGIVRYAPFNAIAIFVGSQVGRGGVLTQCSVEEATELELGMRGFTSYAETVSVYGTEQVFTDGDDTPWSKAFLASAYASRGLKMRFTSGTGSEALMGYSEGKSMLYLETRCIYITRGAGVQGLQNGAVSCIGMPGALPGGIRAVLGENLIAMLLDLECASANDQTFSHSDIRRTARTLMQMLPGTDFIFSGYSAVPNYDNMFAGSNFDAEDFDDYNILQRDLKVDGGLRPVSEDEVIKIRNKAAKAIQGLFKELDLPEITDDEVYAATYAHGSKDMPARDVVQDLKGAEELLKRGITGLDLVKALSRGGFKDVAENVLNMLKQRVSGDYLQTSAILNKDFKIISAINDKNDYMGPGSGYRISEDRWNEISNIPTAIKPESIE; translated from the coding sequence ATGAGATCGAAACGTTTTGAAGTATTAAGTGAGCGTGCAGTAAATAAAGATGGATTTATAGGTGAATGGAAAGAAGAAGGACTAATTGCAATGGATAGTCCATTAGACCCTAAACCAAGTTTATTAATTAAAGATGGAAAAATAATAGAGTTAGATGGTAAAAAAAGAGAAGAGTTTGATACAATAGATCTTTTTATAGCTGATTATGCTATTGATTTAAGATATGCTGAAGAAGCTATGAAATTATCAACTTTAGAAATTGCAAAAAAATTAGTTGATATAAATGTAAAAAAAGAGGATATTTTAAAGATAACAACAGGTATAACACCTGCAAAGATGGTAGAAGTAATAAGTCATTTGAATGTTGTTGAAATGATGATGGCTGTTCAAAAGATGAGAGCTAGAAAAACTCCGTCAAATCAATGTCATGTAACAAATTTAAGAGATAACCCAGTTCAAATTGCGGCAGATGCAGCAGAAGCTGCTATAAGAGGATTTGATGAACAGGAAACAACAGTAGGAATTGTAAGATATGCTCCATTTAATGCTATTGCTATATTTGTAGGATCGCAAGTTGGAAGAGGAGGAGTTTTAACTCAATGTTCAGTTGAAGAGGCTACAGAACTAGAACTTGGAATGAGAGGATTTACAAGTTATGCTGAGACTGTTTCTGTTTATGGAACAGAGCAAGTTTTTACAGATGGAGATGATACACCTTGGTCAAAGGCATTTTTAGCATCTGCTTATGCATCAAGAGGATTAAAAATGAGATTTACTTCTGGAACAGGTTCAGAGGCATTAATGGGATATTCAGAAGGAAAATCAATGCTGTACTTAGAAACTAGATGTATATATATAACTAGAGGGGCAGGAGTTCAAGGATTACAAAATGGAGCTGTAAGTTGTATAGGAATGCCAGGTGCTCTTCCAGGAGGAATAAGAGCAGTTTTAGGTGAGAACTTAATAGCTATGCTTTTAGACTTAGAATGCGCATCAGCAAATGATCAAACTTTTTCTCACTCAGATATAAGAAGAACGGCTAGAACTTTAATGCAGATGTTACCAGGAACAGATTTTATTTTCTCTGGATACAGTGCGGTACCAAATTATGATAATATGTTTGCAGGGTCAAATTTTGATGCTGAAGATTTTGATGACTACAATATTTTACAAAGAGACTTAAAAGTTGATGGTGGATTAAGACCTGTATCTGAAGATGAGGTAATAAAAATAAGAAATAAAGCAGCAAAAGCTATTCAAGGATTATTTAAGGAGTTAGATTTACCTGAAATAACAGACGATGAAGTTTATGCAGCAACTTATGCTCATGGTAGTAAAGATATGCCAGCAAGAGATGTTGTTCAAGATTTAAAGGGCGCTGAAGAGCTTTTAAAAAGAGGAATAACAGGATTAGATTTAGTGAAAGCCTTGAGTAGAGGTGGATTTAAAGATGTAGCAGAAAATGTACTAAATATGTTAAAACAAAGAGTTTCAGGAGATTATCTTCAAACTTCAGCAATTTTAAATAAAGATTTTAAAATTATAAGTGCAATAAATGATAAAAATGATTATATGGGACCAG
- a CDS encoding GlcG/HbpS family heme-binding protein, with protein sequence MITKSFNQITLNASKKMGEAALKKAKEIKVPVVFSVVDNGGNLLYLERMDEAFVTSVDISVNKAFTAWALKKGTNELSEVVLPGESLYGLNLTNNSRIITFGGGFPIVIEGEIVGAVGVSGGTVEEDMEIAKAALKSL encoded by the coding sequence ATGATTACAAAAAGTTTTAATCAAATTACTTTAAATGCTTCAAAAAAAATGGGCGAAGCAGCGCTAAAAAAGGCAAAAGAAATAAAAGTTCCTGTAGTATTTTCAGTAGTTGACAATGGAGGAAATTTGTTATATTTAGAAAGAATGGATGAAGCTTTTGTAACAAGTGTTGATATTTCTGTAAATAAAGCTTTTACAGCTTGGGCATTAAAAAAAGGAACTAATGAACTAAGTGAAGTTGTTCTTCCAGGAGAAAGCTTATACGGTCTTAATTTGACAAATAACTCAAGAATAATAACTTTTGGTGGAGGATTTCCTATTGTCATAGAAGGTGAAATTGTAGGAGCTGTTGGTGTAAGTGGAGGAACAGTAGAAGAGGATATGGAAATAGCTAAAGCAGCATTAAAGTCTTTATAA